The bacterium DNA segment GCATGGCGCCCAATGAGGCCACGCCGCCGACCCAGTGTGCCAGGGGGAGGGCCAGTGCCAGTCTGCCGTAGGCGGCATCCGCTCCGCTGCCCGCGTAGTCGGGAGTCCAGCTGCCCAGCAGCGCCAGCGGTCCCCGCTCCAGGTTGAGGACCACTTCGCCGTAATCCCCCTCGCGGCTGGATCCCAGGTAGTGGTAGCGCTGGATCACGAGATCCCAGCCCAGGCCCCGCGTCTCGCCCGCCCAGCCGGCGCCCAGGTCCGCCTCCAGCCAGGTGTCGTCGCCATAGTCGACGGTGGAGCACCAGGCGTCGGCATGAAGCCCGGAGGGCAGGCTCCATCCGCAGCCCAGT contains these protein-coding regions:
- a CDS encoding TorF family putative porin; amino-acid sequence: MKIRDMVLLALIVPWRPSAAAWDLELGVVSDYLVYGISQTDGRPAPQLGCGWSLPSGLHADAWCSTVDYGDDTWLEADLGAGWAGETRGLGWDLVIQRYHYLGSSREGDYGEVVLNLERGPLALLGSWTPDYAGSGADAAYGRLALALPLAHWVGGVASLGAMRHSTSAAQQLYGSGADRLMTDWNLGLAGGLSLFAWSLAWHDTDSRGRRVAGDLAGRRLVLSVSWSLSSGE